The segment GAGCCTTGGCCAGCCTGGCTCAGGGAAGAGCCTGTGCCAGGGCTTATGAGCTGCTGCAAATGAGATTTCCCTGGCCGAGCCTCACGTCCCTGCTCCTAGGAGGCCAGGACACAGACTGCGCTTCCCCCACCTGCTCCTGGAGCTGACGGGTGTCCCTGCAAGAGTGTGGCCACACAAGCGGGAGCCTGGGGTGCTGTGTTTGTGGGGCCTCCTGCCCTGGACtgagcgtgtgtgtgtctgtcatgTCTTGGGATTTTGGGGGAACTCTGGAGTTGGGTGGTACTCACCTTGCCACAcggggagaaactgaggctcggagaggGCCTGCAGCTTACCCAGGTTCTCAGAGCTGGTCGGGTCTGCGTCTTCCCTGCTGACCTCCGCTGCCTGCATCCCCAGCTGGCCTTGTTCTGTTCACCCTCTCACCCACCCTGGGGAGTTAGCCCAACACCCCTCAACCCCTGCCGCACGCCACAGTGCAGTGGGGGCTCTCCCTGGGTCGCGGGTCCAGACGCTCCTCTGACAGGGAAGCTTGGGAGTCAACCTATAGTGGGGGGCCGAGAGGATGTGACCCCGAGGTTCAGCGAGCCTGAGTCCAGGGGAACCCTGATCTTAGGTGATGAGGGTTGTGAAGAAATAACGATAAAACCCCCGTTAACAACAGCAGCTGTCATTCACAGAGGCCAGGCGCTGTGCCAGGCTTGCCCTCCGAGGGGGGCAGGAGTGGGGCTGAGCCAGCACTCCTTGTCTTCCCAGTTCTGAGTCCAGCGAGGGGCCCAGGACCTTGGAGCACCCGGGCGGAAAGGGCGCAAACCCAGCGGGATCACTGGGCAGCTGACTACCCGGAGAGGGGAGGCATTTGCCTAGAGTGACTCTGGGATCTGCGGTCCTGCCCAGCTCTGAAATGAGACTCCTGCACCACCAGCTCTGCCCTCAGAGCAGCAAATGCTGTGAGGTCTCACTGACTCTCCTCTCTGCCCACCAATGTCCCCACGAGAGGGGACGTCCTACAGCATGCAGCCTGCAGACCGGGAACCCCCGATAATGGCATGCACCCTGGCTGTGCAGCTGTTTCTTCTGTGCTGGAAGGAGAGAGCGCCCCTTAAAGAGAGCTGCTGGTGGGGCACTTGGGGCCTGAAGGGAGAAACGCTCTAGGGGAGGGGTCCAGTCAGGCCAGGGCACAGGAGCACTGCTCTTTGCCAGAACACGCCAACCCCCGATGCCTGCTTGCCTGCATGGCCGCACCCCTCCTGGGCTGTGCCACCGGGCTCTGGGCAGAAGAGGCCTCTGCGCCCCACAGCTGCTTCCGCTGCTCCCCCCTCCCTCTGGGCTGGTCACAGGCTGCATTCCAGTGGTTCAGCCAGACCAGGTGTCAATTGTCTGCCGGGCCTCTGGGCTGAGGGAGGGAAGCAGGTGCCCATGTCCCCCACGCCCCCCGTCTGTCATCTAGATAGCTCACTGCCATTGGTGCCTCTGTCTCAGACgcactttctccttttctctcctcctctgtcTGTCTGCTCGGCTGTCTTGATATTTTTGCTTTTCCACCATTCTCAGTCCTCGCCTCCTCCCTGCAGCCCCCCCTTCTTCCCGTCTCTCACCACTTGGGTATGTGAGGTGCTGCCCTGTCCCCCCTGCTGTGTGTGTGGGAGGACCACCCTcatgggaggaggggaagggcatGACCTTGGCCATGTGACCGCTGGACCCTCAGCCTCAGACCTGAGAGGACAGGCTGGTGCCCCCACCCCCGACACCTTGAGTGCGTGAACAGAACAGCTGGGCTGGGGGCCAAGTGCTGCTGTCAGCGCcttctctgcctcggcctctctgtTCCCTCCCTGGCTGCGTCAGGTCTCCACGGGTGGCAGGCAGGCAGCCGGGGATGGGGACTGGGCAGCTGACGCACCTGGGACAGGGTGATGGGAGGCCTCCTCCCAGTTCCGTCTGAGTCACGGAGGTGGGTGGGAGCTCGGCCCAGCCCAAGCCATCCTGGAgaccaggaggaagaggagaaagggcCACAGGCAGGTCACCTTGAGGCTCGGGTGGGCAGAGCTTGGAGTGGCTGGGGTTGGGGCACAGAGGGCCTCTGCCCACCCTGGACTCTTTGGGAAGAGCTGGTGGGGGGACTAGCTCCCCTCCCACGTGGGCCTCTTCTCCCACGCCCCTCCACACTCAGCCTCTTCGCATCCTTTGGCAGGGCCTGGGCTTTCCCAAGGCTCCAGACAGCTTGGCTTTGCCCAATACCCTGGGTCTGGCTGTGGGGATGCTGGTTTGAGCAACTCAGATATGAGGAGTGGGGCTGGAGTTGCATGTAGGCACACACATGTGTAGAACACACAGAACACACATGTACTTAAACATGCCAAGTATAACATAGATGGGTGCTTGCATTCTCTGGGATGTCCCCGACACACATACCTTCCTGCCCCTCTACACACAAGCACATGCCCCCGAAGCTGATGCACAGGACGTGTGCACACGCGCCTGCCCGCACATCCTCGACTTGTACACGTCAGCACACCCCTGCATCAGCACTCTGAGCCACCTGTGTGTGCACCTGCATACAAATGCGGTCCCCAGACATTCCCCGATGAGGACGAGGGACTGCATTGGAGCAGACAAGGGTTCTCTGACAGGCCGGCTTGTGGATCTCTGAAGTGGCAAACATGGAGACTCAGCCTCTTCCAGTACAACCTTGCTACCTGTGggcggggaaactgaggctcagagaggggtaGAACTGGCCTGGGGTCCCCCAGGAGCCAGTGGCCCTGCTGGATGGGGGCCAAGGTCTCTGCAGCCCTGAGACCTTTGCATAGCACAGTCAAGGACAGAGCTGCTGTCTGCTGCCTGGGCACCCCTTCCTGCCTGGCTGCCTTGTGGCGCCCCCAAGCTGGTTCTGTAGCGACTGGGGAGGTGTGAGGCTGGCCTCAGAGGTCCAGATCATCACAGCCTCTGACGGTCTCTGACTGCCTCTAACGTAGCGTCAGCCTTTAGTCCAGCGGGCCATCTGGACTCCCTGTTCACCTGTCAGCATCCCCACCTCAGACTTCCTGTGGGATTAACCCCCGCCCCCCGGAcccatttccctttcctctgTTCCAGCCCTCTGGGGCTCAGTGCTGTAAATTGGTTTTGCTTTAATGGCaaaggtttaaaaatttttttaagcacTCTTTCCTGGACtttcccaggaggaggaggagagagaggcagaggtggcTCTTGTGAACAGTCTCTGGCTTTCTGTGTCCAAACGTGGATTTCTCAGACCTAGTCTTCACATCCCTGGCCCCTGCccggggcagagggagggagaactGGGCTGTTTCCATAGTTGAGAGcacagggtgggggctggggctgggatcTGTCCAAGGGGCTGTGTCCAGTTTGCTGGGCAACCTGGCCAAGTCTCCCCTGAGTCTGtggctcagtttccccacttggAAAGTGAGGGTTGATGCAGATGGTCTGCCGCTGTGACCCCCGTGGTGCCTCCCCTGCCCTTCTGCATCTTGGAAATGGGCAGCATGAGTCCCCTGCTTCTTCTCCCCCATCAAGTGGGCCAGAAAGGGACCCACTTTGTAGCTGTGGAAATAGAAGATGTTGTGGTTTACCTAGCTAATTGGGCTGAGCAGATGTGGTGCTCCAGGCCTCCTGACTTTTGACTTGGGCTCAGTGCCTTAGGAACCTTGATCCTGGTCTAGGCTGTGCTGTGTTAGTTGGGGCAACTctgtccctctctgggcctctgactCTCCAGCCATGGAAGGGGAGCCAGGCCTCAGCCATGCTACTCCAGAAGGCTGGCCCCCTCCCAAGGATCAAGGTGCTCCAGGGAAGGCACTTTGGGGAGATGATACTGGGGCACCTCTGGCCTCCCAGAGGCTGGCCTTTCTTTCCCTTGGCTCTGCTCTGCCCGTGAGATGAGGTCTCCCCACGCCCTCCCACTGTGGGAGACCCCGGCTTCTGTGTCCCCCTGCTTGGGGGGCCCCACAGCTGTGATATTCTGCTCCCCCTCCCCCATGGAAGCTGAGACAAGGGAATTATTTTTGGAACAAGAGCAGTTACACAACAAATGAATTATTTATCTTTGGGCATGGAGGAAAGGAGGCATTTTGCTGGGCTTCTTAATTCTTTATGTGGATTCAGGGGTGCCTGCTTGGGTATGTGGACACGTGCGTATGGGCCTGCTTGTTGTGTGCAGATTGTAGGTGTGCTTGTGCGTGTGTGTAGCTGTCTGCGTGTGCATGCCATGGAGGTCTGGCTCGTGGGGGCATGTGGGTCTCTGTGCAGGTGGGGGGATGAGCGTGGCCTCCAGGGTGCTGGGGGTGTGTGTCTGCACCTGTGCCCACCTGTTCCTCTCCAGTGTCCCTTCTGTGCCCATGGTCCTCAGTCTCTGCCCCTACTCCCCCTGTTCTTCTGTCTCCCTCCATCCCAGCCCTGGGCCCCCTCCTGCCTCTTGCCACCCACCAACCCCCTGCTTCTTTGATGTAACAGGGACCCCAGAGTGCTTGCTGGCACAGAGGCCCTGGGACGGGGTGTGGAGAAGGGACGGGGGGCCTGCGCTGGAGCTTGACGGGGCTGCTCTGAGCCCTCACACTGATCTGTCACCCGCTGTCGATGCTGCCTTTCAGGAACCAGGTGCAGATGGGTCTCTTCCTTCCTGCCCCCATCTCTCTCACTCCCGGCTCAGTGTGGCGCTCTCCAGTCTCCTGTGGGAATCATCTGAAGTTCTGAGCCCGGAAGCCAAGGAGGaagacgaggaggaggaggaggaggaggaggagggagaggaagtcaAGCCCTGAGAACCCTTGCACCTTCCTAGCAGGAGACAAGGAGCAACACTGCGGTGGGGAGCAGGCTGTggggcccccacccccagcctcagccagGCGTAGTGCCTGCCGTAGCACCCTAGAAGACCCCCAGCAGTTGGCACTAGCTGTACCCACCTTGCCTGGGGCCCCCGTGCTGGGGGTCGCCCCCAAGATGGTGGCGGCCCCAGGGAGGACTGTACTGCCAGCCCCAGCCTCTGGCCGCTAGGCATCCCCTACCTTGCCCCGGCCCCTCACTCCGAGGCCAGCGCCATGCTGCGCCTGGGGCTGTGCGCGGCGGTGCTGCTGTGCGTGTGCCGGCCGGGTGCCGTGCGTGCCGACTGCTGGCTCATTGAGGGCGACAAGGGCTACGTGTGGCTGGCCATCTGCAGCCAGAACCAGCCGCCCTACGAGACCATCCCGCAGCACATCAACAGCACCGTGCATGACCTGCGGCTCAACGAGAACAAGCTGAAAGCTGTGCTCTACTCCTCGCTCAACCGCTTTGGGAACCTCACCGACCTCAACCTCACCAAGAACGAGATCTCCTACATCGAGGACGGTGCCTTCCTGGGCCAGTCGAGCCTGCAGGTCCTGCAGCTGGGCTACAACAAGCTCAGCAACCTGACGGAGGGCATGCTGCGCGGCATGAGCCGCCTGCAGTTCCTCTTTGTCCAGCACAACCTCATCGAGGTGGTGACGCCCACCGCCTTCTCCGAGTGCCCGAGCCTCATCAGCATCGACCTGTCCTCCAACCGCCTCAGCCGCCTGGACGGCGCCACCTTTGCCAGCCTCGCCAGCCTGATGGTGTGTGAGCTGGCCGGCAACCCCTTCAACTGTGAGTGCGACCTCTTCGGCTTCCTGGCCTGGCTCGTGGTCTTCAACAACGTCACCAAGAACTACGACCGCCTGCAGTGCGAGTCGCCGCGGGAGTTTGCCGGGTACCCGCTGCTGGTGCCCCGGCCCTACCACAGCCTCAACGCCATCACCGTACTCCAGGCCAAGTGTCGGAACGGCTCGCTGCCCGCCCGGCCCGTGAGCCACCCCACGCCATACTCCACCGACGCCCAGAGGGAGCCAGATGAGAACTCGGGCTTCAACCCCGACGAGATCCTTTCGGTGGAGCCGCCGGCCTCGTCCACCACGGATGCGTCAGCAGGGCCAGCCATCAAGCTGCACCACGTCACGTTCACCTCGGCCACCCTGGTGGTCATCATCCCACACCCCTACAGCAAGATGTACATCCTGGTGCAGTACAACAACAGCTACTTCTCCGACGTCATGACCCTCAAGAACAAGAAGGAGATCGTGACGCTGGACAAACTGCGGGCGCACACTGAGTACACCTTCTGCGTGACCTCGCTGCGCAATAGCCGCCGCTTCAACCACACCTGCCTGACCTTCACCACGCGGGACCCCGTCCCCGGAGACTTGGCACCcagcacctccaccaccacccacTACATCATGACCATCCTGGGCTGCCTCTTCGGCATGGTTATCGTGCTGGGAGCCGTGTACTACTGCCTGCGCAAGCGGCGCATGCAGGAGGAGAAGCAGAAGTCTGTCAACGTCAAGAAGACCATCCTGGAGATGCGCTACGGGGCTGATGTGGATGCCGGCTCCATTGTGCACGCTGCCCAGAAGCTGGGCGAGCCTCCCGTGCTGCCCGTGTCTCGCATGGCCTCCATCCCCTCCATGATCGGGGAGAAGCTGCCTACAGCCAAGGGGTTGGAGGCCGGGCTGGACACACCCAAGGTAGCCACCAAAGGCAACTATATCGAGGTGCGCACAGGCACCGGCGGGGACAGTCTGGCTCGGCCCGAGGATGACCTCCCGGACCTCGAGAACGGCCAGGGCTCGGCTGCAGAGATCTCCACCATTGCCAAAGAGGTGGACAAGGTCAACCAGATCATTAACAACTGCATTGATGCTCTTAAGCTGGACTCGGCCTCTTTTCTGGGAGGCGGCAGCAGCAGTGGGGACCCCGAGCTGGCCTTCGAGTGCCAGTCCCTCCCTGCAGCTGCTGCCGCCTCCTCGGCCACTGCCCCCGGGGCCCTGGAGCGGCCCAGCTTCCTTTCGCCTCCCTACAAGGAGAGCTCCCACCACCCACTACAGCGCCAGCTGAGCGCCGACGCGGCCGTGACCCGCAAGACCTGCAGCGTGTCGTCTGGTGGTTCCATCAAGAGCGCCAAGGTCTTTAGCCTGGACGTGCCTGACCATCCGGCCGCCACAGGGCTGGCTAAGGGCGACTCCAAGTACATCGAGAAGGGCAGCCCCCTCAACAGCCCGCTGGACCGGCTCCCGCTGGTGCCGGCGGGCAGCGGTGGGGGcagcggcgggggcgggggcatCCACCACCTGGAAGTGAAGCCAGCCTACCACTGCAGCGAGCACCGGCACAGCTTTCCCGCCCTGTACTACGAGGAGGGTGCCGACAGCCTGAGCCAGCGCGTGTCCTTCCTCAAGCCGCTGACCCGCTCCAAGCGTGACTCCGCCTACTCGCAGCTCTCCCCCAGACACTACTACTCAGGGTACTCCTCCAGCCCCGAGTACTCATCCGAGAGCACGCACAAGATCTGGGAGCGCTTCCGGCCCTACAAGAAGCACCACCGGGAGGAGGTGTACATGGCTGCCGGTCACGCCCTGCGCAAGAAGGTCCAGTTCGCCAAGGACGAGGATCTGCATGACATCCTCGATTACTGGAAGGGGGTCTCGGCCCAGCAGAAGCTGTGATGCCCCCTTCCTCCCTGGTGAGGTCGGAGCCAGAGGGCTGGGGGCCTTTTTGGGGAAGGGTCCAGGCGGCCAGGGCGGGGAGCAGACTCGGGGGCCAAGGCCCAGGAGAGGACGCACATGCAGAcccgcacgcacgcacgcacacacacacctgaccACCACCCGACTGTGAACAAACCAACATCCGACAATAACGGACAGGAAAACAGAGACACATTTTCCTTAAAGTTTACAAACTGATACCGAAACCAGTCGTCTTTACTGTGCTGCCCAGGGACTCTGCTGGGGTGTGCAGGGCCGGGGGCCGGCagggggaggaaggaagccaAGAGAGTGTGGGGCCTGGGGGTCTGGGGCTAGAAACAGGTGTGGGGACCAAGAAGGCTGGAGTAGAGAGGGACTGAAGCCCctctggggcagggagagggtcCCCTCCCAAGCTGGGGGTCAAGTCACCTGCAGATTTAGCATTAGACAGACATCAGGCAATGTCTCCTTCCACTTTagagagggggaaactgaggccaagagaagGGAGTTGACAaccccagggtcacacagcagctTAGCCTCAAGTCTCCCAACTTCCCAGCCCAGTGCTGTCCTGGAACCCCCCGCAGCCCCCTTGTGGACCCCTGCCCACCCTGTGCCCACCCCACATCCCTTTCCGAAGCTGTGGTCCCTTGGGGCTGAGGGATTTGAGAATCAGGCAGGTGCTTTTTCTTCCTAGAAAGCCACATGGCAGTGCCCCCAGAGCGTGCAGCTGTGATTCAGAATCCTGGGGGGCTTTTGCCCCCTATGCTGGCACCCGGGAGAAGGGAGAGGGTCCTGTTGACGGGAAAGGAGCCGAGGCAGGGCGACATTCCACCAGCCCACTTCAAGTGTCTTCCACGTGGCCTGGGAAGAGTGGGGTGTGTGGCGGGCAGGCCAGCTCCCAGGACATCTCAGGTGCAGGCCCCCGGCCCCAGCTTCTCTGGTCCTCCGAGACCCCTGCTCACCGCAGAAGGGCAGCGGTGCACTGTGATGCCTGGAGGGCTGCAGGGAGGAGCTGTCATGGGGGACTTCCGGCCTGTCCCCATGGCCTGTGTCCCCACCTGCCCGACCCCATCGTGGGATCTcggctcctgtctcagccacccaccAGGGGAAGGAGGGCTTTCTCACCCACCCCCTCTGGGCTGCTTATCCAGGCCTGGCCCCCTGGCTAGAGGGGCTCCCATGTTTCCATGGCAATGGCCACTCCCCTCTTTCTGACCCCCCACCCAACATCAAACAAAGCACAAACAGTGAGGCTCCCCACCCGAGAGAGGGTTGGGGAGCAGGCTGGGTTCGTGGTGCCCCACCCCCTCCCAGCCAGCCTCTGTCACCATGGTAACCCTGTGCCTGGCAGTTGGTGCCCAGAGTGACCGTTGGGCTCCGGGGTTCTCTGTGTAGGCGGTGGCAGAGGGTGTTGAGGGTGGTGAGGGAGGGCCGGGCTGGCAGCAGCTCCTGGGGCCAGCTCTTTTGGGAGGCAAATCTGGGGTCCTGAGACTGGGGTCTTGACCAGTCAGGATGCTGATGGGCCGGAGTCCATCATCCTTCACCTCTGGGTGGGAGCTGGCCCAGCGGGGTGTGGGGATGCCTCTACTAGCAGCTTTGCCCGCCTAGCGACATGTCTCTTGgctcccacccacctcagcttggGGGGCCTCGGCTCTCCCCACGCCCCTGCCAGAGACTCCCAGTCTAGGGCCTGTGGCCCACATGGGTTTCCTGGGATTTGGGGAGTGTGACTGAGGGGTGAGGGCAGGCACGGGAATGGGTCCAAGACCAGCACTGTTGGTGGGCAGGGGCTCTGACCAGGAAAGCTAGTGCCATCCCCTGGGGACCCCAACGACCTTCctgctgggggcagggggtgggggaggacagCAGAGGGCTAGGAGGCTCGGGCTCAGCTAAGTACCTCTCTCACACGAACTTTGGGGTTAACGAAGCCCAGGGCTCACTTTGAGGGTGACATTTGCAAGAAAAGACTGTTCTCCCCGGGCGAGGAGGGGAGGGGGCGGCATGGATACGCGGAGCAGACCTCCCTCCCCCGGCCCCCAAAACCTGCCCTCCaacccctcctcacacccagtcgGCACAACTGAGAAAAGCAAGCAGGCAGAGAAGCCAGGGTTGTGAGGAAGCAGACTCCCTGTTATATTTGCATGatgattttactgtatttttctgaGCAAACATCTGTCGTGTATGTGCCAGTTTGTCCAGACTCCCCTGCCCCCTCTCTGATGCCCTGCTTTCCCACATTCTGTCTGTTGTGATCTGACGAGCAGCTCTTGAAACCCAGGGAGGGGTCAGCTCTgcaaaaacagacccaaaacaggTGCCACCAAGACACAGCCCTGCCCCACACCCATCTCCTGTGCATCTGAGCATTGGTCCCAAGTGccacctcccttccttcctccctctctccactgCCATCTGCTTTTCCCAagttccttcccctcctccatgCCAGG is part of the Symphalangus syndactylus isolate Jambi chromosome 18, NHGRI_mSymSyn1-v2.1_pri, whole genome shotgun sequence genome and harbors:
- the ELFN2 gene encoding protein phosphatase 1 regulatory subunit 29 → MLRLGLCAAVLLCVCRPGAVRADCWLIEGDKGYVWLAICSQNQPPYETIPQHINSTVHDLRLNENKLKAVLYSSLNRFGNLTDLNLTKNEISYIEDGAFLGQSSLQVLQLGYNKLSNLTEGMLRGMSRLQFLFVQHNLIEVVTPTAFSECPSLISIDLSSNRLSRLDGATFASLASLMVCELAGNPFNCECDLFGFLAWLVVFNNVTKNYDRLQCESPREFAGYPLLVPRPYHSLNAITVLQAKCRNGSLPARPVSHPTPYSTDAQREPDENSGFNPDEILSVEPPASSTTDASAGPAIKLHHVTFTSATLVVIIPHPYSKMYILVQYNNSYFSDVMTLKNKKEIVTLDKLRAHTEYTFCVTSLRNSRRFNHTCLTFTTRDPVPGDLAPSTSTTTHYIMTILGCLFGMVIVLGAVYYCLRKRRMQEEKQKSVNVKKTILEMRYGADVDAGSIVHAAQKLGEPPVLPVSRMASIPSMIGEKLPTAKGLEAGLDTPKVATKGNYIEVRTGTGGDSLARPEDDLPDLENGQGSAAEISTIAKEVDKVNQIINNCIDALKLDSASFLGGGSSSGDPELAFECQSLPAAAAASSATAPGALERPSFLSPPYKESSHHPLQRQLSADAAVTRKTCSVSSGGSIKSAKVFSLDVPDHPAATGLAKGDSKYIEKGSPLNSPLDRLPLVPAGSGGGSGGGGGIHHLEVKPAYHCSEHRHSFPALYYEEGADSLSQRVSFLKPLTRSKRDSAYSQLSPRHYYSGYSSSPEYSSESTHKIWERFRPYKKHHREEVYMAAGHALRKKVQFAKDEDLHDILDYWKGVSAQQKL